From the genome of Leptolyngbya sp. FACHB-261, one region includes:
- a CDS encoding phosphoglucomutase/phosphomannomutase family protein, translating into MQFWPIALNLRDLEIAMAQPTRIPSQVAPIQFGTDGWRGLIAADFTFERVAQVAPLAARVLAETYGAENRSKLIIVGYDRRFLSEQFAQRAAEAVVRAGFDVYLGEGYAPTPAFSWAAKSLGALGAIVITASHNPGSYNGLKVKGSFGGSVSPEVTKQIEALLKQETAAPDVAPGSLTTFDPWPSYCEVLRSKVDIPRIRAAIEQGQITVFADVMHGAAAGGLAQLLGVEVTELNSSRDPLFGGGAPEPLPQYLSGLFRQMRRFRREHPDKLSVGLVFDGDSDRIAAVNGAGEFLSPQILIPVLIDHLARNRGLTGEIVKTISGSDLIPKVAALHNLPVHETPIGYKYIADRMLTSSVLLGGEESGGIGFGTHIPERDGLLSGLYLLEAMVAGGKDLSDLYRALQQQAGYTSVYDRIDLPLASMDVRAKLLAQLQTQPPTEIAGRAVADCLTIDGYKFRLVDGSWLIIRFSGTEPVLRLYSEAATPELVQQTLRWAKDWAAR; encoded by the coding sequence GTGCAGTTCTGGCCTATTGCCCTCAATCTACGAGACCTCGAAATCGCTATGGCTCAACCGACCCGGATCCCGTCCCAGGTAGCCCCCATCCAGTTCGGCACCGATGGCTGGCGTGGCCTAATTGCGGCAGATTTCACCTTCGAGCGAGTGGCTCAAGTTGCGCCCCTGGCAGCCCGAGTTCTGGCTGAAACCTACGGTGCGGAGAACCGGAGCAAACTGATAATCGTTGGTTACGACCGGCGCTTTCTATCAGAGCAATTTGCACAACGGGCTGCGGAAGCAGTTGTGCGAGCGGGCTTTGATGTATACCTCGGAGAAGGCTATGCTCCCACCCCTGCTTTTAGCTGGGCGGCCAAGAGCTTGGGAGCTCTAGGAGCTATCGTAATTACCGCCAGCCACAATCCTGGCAGCTATAACGGGTTGAAAGTTAAGGGCTCCTTTGGTGGTTCTGTTTCACCAGAAGTGACTAAGCAGATTGAGGCATTGCTCAAGCAGGAAACTGCTGCCCCCGATGTTGCCCCTGGCAGCCTGACCACTTTTGATCCCTGGCCCAGCTACTGCGAAGTCTTGCGCTCCAAAGTGGACATCCCTCGCATTCGGGCAGCCATCGAACAAGGGCAAATTACTGTGTTTGCAGATGTGATGCATGGCGCTGCAGCCGGTGGTCTAGCTCAGCTGCTAGGAGTTGAAGTCACCGAACTGAATAGTAGCCGTGACCCCCTATTTGGCGGCGGTGCCCCAGAACCGCTGCCTCAGTACCTCTCCGGACTCTTCCGTCAGATGCGTCGCTTCCGTCGTGAGCACCCGGACAAGCTCTCCGTCGGTTTGGTGTTCGATGGCGACAGTGATCGTATTGCCGCCGTAAACGGAGCCGGTGAGTTTTTGAGCCCCCAAATTCTGATTCCAGTTCTGATCGATCACCTGGCCCGCAACCGAGGTTTGACAGGTGAGATTGTCAAGACTATCAGCGGTTCAGACCTGATTCCCAAGGTTGCTGCTCTGCACAACCTGCCAGTCCACGAAACCCCGATTGGCTACAAGTACATTGCCGATCGCATGCTCACATCGTCCGTACTACTAGGCGGTGAGGAGTCGGGTGGCATTGGCTTTGGCACCCACATTCCGGAGCGGGATGGGCTATTGTCAGGTCTGTACTTGCTAGAAGCGATGGTTGCAGGTGGCAAGGACCTGAGTGACCTTTATCGTGCCTTGCAACAGCAAGCTGGGTACACTTCAGTCTATGACCGAATCGATTTACCACTGGCAAGTATGGATGTGCGAGCCAAGCTTTTGGCTCAACTGCAAACCCAACCTCCTACTGAGATTGCTGGTCGTGCCGTAGCAGATTGCTTGACCATTGATGGTTATAAGTTCCGTCTGGTGGATGGTAGCTGGCTGATTATCCGGTTCAGTGGCACCGAGCCTGTCCTGCGGCTCTACAGCGAAGCAGCGACCCCCGAATTGGTTCAGCAAACTCTCCGCTGGGCGAAGGATTGGGCCGCCCGCTAG
- the hisIE gene encoding bifunctional phosphoribosyl-AMP cyclohydrolase/phosphoribosyl-ATP diphosphatase HisIE: MPLDLSFPIDQLRFDNQGLLPAIVQDYLDGTVLMLAWMNQDSLHKTLETGRTWFWSRSRQELWPKGETSGHVQWVKSIRYDCDSDALLLSVEQVGDVACHTGERSCFFGTGEASVQPPADSLSQLYAVITDRRDHPKPDSYTCSLFRGGDNKILKKIGEEAAEVVMACKDDEPEAIAGEVADLFYHTLVALAHHQVDLKAVYRKLQERRG; the protein is encoded by the coding sequence ATGCCCCTCGATCTCAGCTTCCCAATTGATCAGCTTCGCTTCGATAACCAGGGATTATTACCAGCTATTGTTCAGGATTACCTGGATGGAACGGTACTGATGCTGGCCTGGATGAACCAGGACTCGTTGCACAAGACACTTGAAACGGGGCGTACCTGGTTCTGGAGCCGTTCTCGGCAAGAGCTGTGGCCTAAGGGCGAAACCTCAGGCCATGTGCAATGGGTCAAGTCAATCCGCTACGACTGCGATAGCGATGCCCTACTGCTGAGTGTGGAGCAGGTTGGCGATGTTGCCTGCCACACGGGTGAGCGCAGTTGCTTCTTTGGAACGGGTGAGGCCTCGGTACAACCGCCTGCCGATTCGCTCTCCCAACTCTATGCAGTAATCACGGACCGCCGCGACCACCCCAAACCGGATTCGTATACCTGTAGCCTGTTTCGGGGTGGAGACAACAAAATCCTCAAGAAAATTGGCGAAGAAGCTGCCGAAGTTGTCATGGCTTGCAAGGATGACGAGCCTGAGGCAATTGCGGGGGAAGTAGCCGATTTGTTCTACCACACGCTGGTCGCTCTCGCCCATCACCAGGTGGACCTCAAAGCGGTCTACCGCAAGCTCCAAGAGCGAAGAGGTTAA